In Sulfurimonas sp. hsl 1-7, the DNA window TCACCTACTTTTAATGTACCGTTTTGAACGATTACCGTAGCAACCGGACCACGCCCTTTTTCAAGTGAAGACTCAACTACAGCTGCTTTTGCATTTGCATCAGGATTTGCTTTTAACTCTAGAATATCAGCAGTTAAAAGGATATTTTCAAGAAGATCGTCAAGTCCCATACCTGTTTTTGCAGAAAGTGGAACGAATTCAATGTCACCACCCCAATCAACAGGAGAGATACCACGCTCAGCCATTTGTCCTTTTACAAGGTCAGGGTTAGCAGTTTCTTTATCCATTTTGTTAAGTGCCACAATGATAGGTGCACCAGATTCTTTAGCAATTTTGATAACCTCTTCAGTTTGAGGTTTTACACCGTCATCAGCAGCAACTACGATAATGATGATATCTGTAATATCTGTACCTCTTTGACGCATTGAACTAAACGCCGCGTGACCCGGAGTATCGATAAATGTAATCTCTCTACCGTGTTGAGAAATTGTATATGCACCGATATGTTGTGTAATTCCACCCGCTTCGTCTTCAGTTACTTTTGCTTCTCTAATTGCATCAAGAAGTGAAGTCTTACCATGGTCAACGTGTCCCATAATTGTAATAATAGGTGGACGTTCAACACCCTCTTCTTCAGTTTCAACTTCTTCAACATAGTTAAATTCATCTTTTGGATCTACGATAGTTACTTCAACTCCGAACTCTTCAGATAAGATCTCAATCTCATCAGCACCTAAGAAGTCATTTTTCGTCATCATCATACCAAGGTCAAAAAGAACTTTGATAATGTCACTCATTGGACGTTTTAATTTTTCTGCAAATTCGTAAACACGGATATCTTCAGGGATCTCTACGTGTGTTACAACTTCATCAGTAGGTTTGTCTTTAGTATATTTTTTACGTTTGTCACGAGAAACTTTTCTTGCTCTTGGAGCTTGTTTTTTATTTGCATTTCTTCCGATTGGTTTTGGTTGTTTCGGCTTTCTAGGCTCTTCTGGCTCAATAACTTGTCTTTCAGTAGCATTCAGGTCAAGTAAAACAACTTGGTCATCCATATCGATAGAAACATCAGCCAAAGAACCACCAAATATATCTAGTTTAGTACCTTGATCTTTTTTCGAAACAGGAGCAGTTTTTTCTTTATTTTTCTTCTTTTGTGCTAATTCTTGAAGAGCTTCTTCACTCATTTTTCCGTAAGAAGAAACAAGAGCTTCTTGTTTTTTCGGAGCTTCATAAACTTCTTCTTTTACCTGTTTTTTCTTTTTAACGATTTTTAAACCGGATTTTTTTACAACAGGTTTGATTCTAGGAGTAATATCAGCTGTTTTATCTTCTGAAGGTTCTTTTTCTTTAACCTCTTCTGACGTTGCCACTTTTACAGGCTCTTCTTCTTTAGCCTCTGAAGTTGTAGAGTTGTCAATTTTTGCTTTTGGTTCTTCTTTTGTAGGAGTTGCTTCTTTTTTATCTTCTGTCTTTGCTTTTGTTTTTTTCTCAGGTTTTGCTTCTGTTTCAGATGGTTCACCATTCATAATATAGTTTGCTAAACCTTCTGCTTGTTCCATTGTTACAACACTTTGTGCAGATTTAACATCTATTCCCATCTTATTGGCTTTTTCTAAAACATCTTTAGAAGTAATCCCCAATTCTTTAGCAATTTCGTGTACTCTAACTTTTTCACTCATTAATGACAATCTCCTTTAATTTACTCATAAGTTCATCTTTTTTACCACTACGGCACTGTCTCATCAGTACTTTGGCAATCTTCTTTTCATCATCTAGACAAACTTTACAAAAATAAAAACTTCTTCCAACTCCGCTAAATGCAGATATCTCTCCATCTATACATCTAAGCCTTAAAAGATTTTCTTGTGTGTGCTTTTCTCTACAAGCTACACACATCCTCGTTGGTCTATAAAAATTTTTCGCCATTATACCCAAATAATACTTGATCTTTACTGTTTATCTCTCGATTATCAAACCGCTATTATCAAAATCTAAAATTTTGACAGCAAATTCCGGAAACTTTTGCTTTAAACGGTTTGCAATCATCGCTGCATCATCATCATATGCTAGTGAAAAGAATGTACTTCCACTTCCAGATAACGTACTCATTAACGCACCACTTTCATACGCAACTTTTTGTACGGAAAAAAGTTCAGGCAATGTTTTCATTCTTGCTTTTTGATGGAATCTGTCTTGGGCTGCAAGCTTTAACATCTCCCAATCCTCATTAAAAAATGCAGCTACCGTCAAAGCAGTATGCGACAAGTTGTACACAGCATTTTCTTTAGAGTATGATTTTGGCAAAATTGTACGAGATTTTGATGTATTCATCTGCTTGTTTGGGATAACTACTACTGCTTTAAGATAATCCGGCAGATGTTTCTTTTGAGAGAACACTTTATTTTTCTCAATAGTTGCAACATTAAAACCACCCATTACAGCAGGTGTAATGTTATCGGGATGCGGTTCATACACAAGTGCGTGGTTTAAAATACGACGCTTTGAAACTCTAATGTTTGCAGCTTCATGTGCAGAAGCGATAGCACTTACGATTACAGCAGATGAACTTCCCAATCCTCTAGACATAGGGATAGAGTTATAAAATGTAAACTTGAAATTTTGCTTTTTCTTTGTCAGTCTTGAATAATGTTCATTAAAAATGCTTACAAAAAGGTTATTACCTTTAAGTCTTGCATTGTTTTCACCTTCACCCTTAATACTTACACTAAAAAACTTTGATGGATGAAATTCAACTCTATTTCTTAAATCAACTGCCAGACCTAATGAGTCAAACCCTGGCCCTAAATTTGCAGATGTAGCTGGTACACTAATTATCACTAATACTTCCCTATTAAACGGCAGCTATTTTATACAGCGGTGCCGCTTCCTTACTAAAATCTTTATACTCGAGTAGATCGGGGAGCTGAAAACTCGCCACCGGTACTGTTTCTAATTTTTCTGTTTTTATATCGTCTTGCATTTTAACAAAAAATAGCTTTCCTATCGCTTTTATAGGTTGATTATTATTAAAATAAAAAGCATCTCTTGCATACAGCGGTATATCTTTGAGGACACTTAATGACTTTAAAAAGATATATGCCACTTTAATAGCCATAAAACTCCCCGGTCCATTAACATAAAAAAGTGCTTGAAGATCATACTTTTGTAAAATCTCTTCAAAAATCAGAGGAAGAACATCTGAACTTTTTTCCTCAGATTCGATCACATCGATCAACTTTTGTTCTTCATAAATCCCTATCATTATGGGTGAAGTCAAAGTAATACAGACAACATCAACTTTTTTACGCATATGCTTTTTCTAACTCTCTTAACTCTTCACCTACAAGTTCTATAACTTCATAGTTTTCAGGGTTTTTCAATAACTCTAAAGTAAGTTGATGATTCAAATCATGACTTCCTGCAAATGCTTCATAATTTCCGATAAAGTTCATCCCTATAAGACTCATATCACCGATCGCATCAAGTATTTTATGACGTACGAACTCATCATCGTAACGCAATCCTTCAGGATTTAGAATCTTTTTTTCATCCAATACAACGGCATTTTCTAAACTACCGCCAAGTGCCAAACCTTTTGAACGAAGATATTGTACTTCATGTAAGAACCCGAAAGTTCTAGCCCTGGAAATCTCTTCTTTATACGATTGTTTCGTAAACTTTAATACATACGCTTGTTCTTGAATTACCGGGTGTGGGAACTTGATAGTAAAGTCGTAACTCAAATCTTTTGCAGGAGATAGTTTTACATACTTATCGCCCTCTCGTACCTCAACATCTTTTTTAATTCTCATAATGCGTTTTGGCTTATCAAGCTCAACAACTTCAGCCTCATCTAAAAGCATACAATAACTTGCACTACTTCCATCCATTACAGGTACTTCATCAGCATCTACCACAACTCTTAAGTTGTCAATTCCGTATGCATATACGGCAGAGAGAAGGTGCTCAATCGTAGAGATCACATAACCATCTTTACCTATTACAGTAGCCATCTTTGTATCTACAACATTTTCAGGTACTAAGGGGATAGAGACATCAACATCACTGCGATAAAAGACGATCCCGCTTTCTGCTTCCAATGGTTCAAGTCTTAATTTAACCGGTGAACCTTTGTGCAGTCCAATTCCAACGAGTTCAACACTCTTTTTTATAGTTGTTTGATACATATCAGCCTCTATCTTTGATCTATAATTTTTTTAGCTTCTTTAATTATATCACTTATATTTAATTTTATCCACTGTGCATCCATCCACTCTTGCGGACGAACTTCGATCCCTTGTACAAGTACACCGAAATGAAGGTGGTCACCCATTGCATATCCGCTTTTACCAGTATTTGCAATTTTAGAGTTAGCCGGAACATGTTCACCTGCAGTCACATCTACACTTGAACAGTGTCCATAAAGAGTGTACAGACCTAAACCGTGTGAAATAATCGGCATATTGCCGTATAAGCCGTTATAGTCTGTAAACACTACATTCCCACCATTTTGACTCTTAATAGGAGCCATAGCATAACTTGCAAGATCTAAACCTAAATGGTACGCTTCACTTACAAACTCTTTCTCATAATAGTATTTTCTATGGTCACCGAAATGTGCTACAACCTGCCCGTTTTTAAGAGGATAGATCTTTTTCATTTTAAAGTCACTGATCATCTCATCTGAAACTTTTGAAGTGATCTCATGGATTAACTTCTCATTTTTAGCACGTACATCTTCGTTAATAAGTTTAAATTGTTCTAATGAGCCCTCTACACCCTGTGTCTCTTCAAACTCTTCTGCAAGGTCATAAATTTTCCCTTTTAAAAACTTATCTGAAAGATTGATGTTGGAAACTTTGTATGCTTTATCTTTGAGGTATAAAGGCACATATGACTTAGCAACGTTTCCTGCACTGTCCGTTGCTATTACAGTCGCTTTAAATCCCTTGTCAATAACAGGCCAAGCTAATAGAGCTATATAATACCCCTCTTTATAAAAAGGTTGTGCTTTAAATTTTTTGTTATTGTTTCCAAGTACGTAAAAATCTTCAAGATTTTCATCTTTTACACTAAAGATAACAAGTGCTGAACCACCACGAGAGATCTTGTAAGAGTTATTAATAATACTTACATTCGGTCTTTTTTTGTCTATCGTTAATTTATAAAGTTTTAGTGCCGTATTACCGTTTAGCATATTCCATTTACTAGTATCGTTTGCTTCAACAATAATCTCAATTTCCTTATCTTTTAAAGCATACATACCTCTTGGAGGTTCGATCGAAAGCTCAAGGGAATTCATTGGAGTGATAAGCTGTTCAAATTGCAACTGCTTCACACCCTTAGAAGTTTTCATAGAGATTTT includes these proteins:
- a CDS encoding M23 family metallopeptidase, coding for MKRKNNSSFVTLFLMLVLVGGGLYIYFSSTFERVAPEVTLKTNGFWNLKEPLNLKISDTSGIKSYKISMKTSKGVKQLQFEQLITPMNSLELSIEPPRGMYALKDKEIEIIVEANDTSKWNMLNGNTALKLYKLTIDKKRPNVSIINNSYKISRGGSALVIFSVKDENLEDFYVLGNNNKKFKAQPFYKEGYYIALLAWPVIDKGFKATVIATDSAGNVAKSYVPLYLKDKAYKVSNINLSDKFLKGKIYDLAEEFEETQGVEGSLEQFKLINEDVRAKNEKLIHEITSKVSDEMISDFKMKKIYPLKNGQVVAHFGDHRKYYYEKEFVSEAYHLGLDLASYAMAPIKSQNGGNVVFTDYNGLYGNMPIISHGLGLYTLYGHCSSVDVTAGEHVPANSKIANTGKSGYAMGDHLHFGVLVQGIEVRPQEWMDAQWIKLNISDIIKEAKKIIDQR
- the thrB gene encoding homoserine kinase, whose amino-acid sequence is MIISVPATSANLGPGFDSLGLAVDLRNRVEFHPSKFFSVSIKGEGENNARLKGNNLFVSIFNEHYSRLTKKKQNFKFTFYNSIPMSRGLGSSSAVIVSAIASAHEAANIRVSKRRILNHALVYEPHPDNITPAVMGGFNVATIEKNKVFSQKKHLPDYLKAVVVIPNKQMNTSKSRTILPKSYSKENAVYNLSHTALTVAAFFNEDWEMLKLAAQDRFHQKARMKTLPELFSVQKVAYESGALMSTLSGSGSTFFSLAYDDDAAMIANRLKQKFPEFAVKILDFDNSGLIIER
- the infB gene encoding translation initiation factor IF-2: MSEKVRVHEIAKELGITSKDVLEKANKMGIDVKSAQSVVTMEQAEGLANYIMNGEPSETEAKPEKKTKAKTEDKKEATPTKEEPKAKIDNSTTSEAKEEEPVKVATSEEVKEKEPSEDKTADITPRIKPVVKKSGLKIVKKKKQVKEEVYEAPKKQEALVSSYGKMSEEALQELAQKKKNKEKTAPVSKKDQGTKLDIFGGSLADVSIDMDDQVVLLDLNATERQVIEPEEPRKPKQPKPIGRNANKKQAPRARKVSRDKRKKYTKDKPTDEVVTHVEIPEDIRVYEFAEKLKRPMSDIIKVLFDLGMMMTKNDFLGADEIEILSEEFGVEVTIVDPKDEFNYVEEVETEEEGVERPPIITIMGHVDHGKTSLLDAIREAKVTEDEAGGITQHIGAYTISQHGREITFIDTPGHAAFSSMRQRGTDITDIIIIVVAADDGVKPQTEEVIKIAKESGAPIIVALNKMDKETANPDLVKGQMAERGISPVDWGGDIEFVPLSAKTGMGLDDLLENILLTADILELKANPDANAKAAVVESSLEKGRGPVATVIVQNGTLKVGDNVVCGKSHGRVKALINENAKQIKSVPPSHTAVVVGLNEVPAAGEIMMVMKNDKEAKEYAQKRYEYDRHKELSKSTKSTLEDMTSMIAEGKLKSLKVVLKTDVHGSLEAIKSSLSELRNEEVKIDIISSGVGGITESDVELVSNSENCVLLGFNVRPTGSVKALAKQRNVDIRTYSIIYQLLDDMTGMLTGMMAPKFTEENTGQAAVRDVFKSPKGMVAGCVVEDGRLIRGGLVRVIREGVVAFEGELVSLRRFKDDVEEVGNGYECGVIISNYEDVQVGDVIETFKKVEQKVSL
- the lpxC gene encoding UDP-3-O-acyl-N-acetylglucosamine deacetylase; protein product: MYQTTIKKSVELVGIGLHKGSPVKLRLEPLEAESGIVFYRSDVDVSIPLVPENVVDTKMATVIGKDGYVISTIEHLLSAVYAYGIDNLRVVVDADEVPVMDGSSASYCMLLDEAEVVELDKPKRIMRIKKDVEVREGDKYVKLSPAKDLSYDFTIKFPHPVIQEQAYVLKFTKQSYKEEISRARTFGFLHEVQYLRSKGLALGGSLENAVVLDEKKILNPEGLRYDDEFVRHKILDAIGDMSLIGMNFIGNYEAFAGSHDLNHQLTLELLKNPENYEVIELVGEELRELEKAYA